A stretch of DNA from Micromonospora sp. WMMD1155:
GTTAGCCGGTGACGGTGAACGGTCGGGACACCTTCGTGGCCGACGTCGCACCGGTCAGCGTGACGCTTGTCGCCCCGGGCTTCGCCGCCCCCGGAACGCTCACCGTCGCGCCCGAGATGACACCGTCACCGTTCGCGCGCAGGGTGCTGACCGCGACACCCTCGCCGAAGGCCACCGTGACCACCTCGTTCGGCACGAACCCGGAACCGTCGACGGTGATCGCCGTCGCACGCGGCCCCGAGGCCGTCAACAGCACCACCCTCGGCTGGTAGGTCCGCGCCTGCGCCGGTTCGGTCACCTGGACGGTGGCCGTGGCCGGCGTACCGGAGGACGCGCCGGTCGCGGTGACCGCGTACCGGCCGGGTTGAGCGTCGTCGGACGTCGGAACCGAGACCCGTACCGTCCCCTTCGCGGAGGCCGCGACCTTCGTGGTCCGGGACGGATCGGTGCCGACGCTGACCGTCACCTGCTCGCCCGCAGCGAACCCGCTGCCGTCGACGGTGATCGCACCACCGGTGGTGACGCTGCCCGACGTGGAGAGCGCGATCGCCGGCTGCGATCCGCCCCTCGCCACGGTCACAGTGAACGACTCGGTGCGGCTGGACTGCGTGTCCCATGCGGTGACGTGCACCGGGTAGGTGCCGTCCCGGGTGTAGGTGTGCTGCCCGCTCATGGCACCGGACGCGTCGATGGTGACGTCGTCCGGAGCCGTGCCGTCACCCCACTGGACGCGGGCACGGTAGCCCGTCGTACCGGGAACGCCGCCGGTCACCGCACCGAGGTCGGCCGTGAGGGCCTTCCCGGCGGTGGCCGTCTGGTCCTTCGGGGCGTCGGTGGTCAGCACGGGAGCCGGCGTGCCGTCGTTCGCGACGGCGAACACGTGGATCCGGCCCGCCGAGCGGGGATCGCCGGTCTGCGTCGGCAGGGTCACCGACACCAGCGTCTTGCCCGCCGGGACATGGTACGGCGCGGTGGCGAACAGGAACGGCTGGGCGCCGTCCCGGCTGGTGCCGTGCAGCCGGTACGCCGTCTTGGCGACGACGATGTTGCCGTAGGACGGGGTGCCGTTGGCGTTGCCGCCCAGCGTCCAGTCGCTGAACTGGATCGGGATGCCGGCGGTGCTGCCGTCGCTGAACGTCGCGGTGCCGGTGGTGCTCTGGTCGCCCTGCGTACCGGCGCCGATGAACGAGATGTTCCGCGCGTCGGCGGGCAGGTCGAGGACGACGGTCGCGCCGTTGCCGGTGGCGTTGTCGGGCTGTCCGGGCGGGATCACCGGCAGGGTGAACTGCAGTGCCGTGCCGGGAACCTGCTGCCGCTGGCCCTGGATCGCGCCGCCCGCCGTCAGGGCCGCCCGCGAGTACGCCCACGACTTGGCGTCGCAGTCCGCCGCGAGGGCGCCCTCGTCACCGATGCACACGGTGTCGAAGGCGGCGGTGAGGCCGGACGTCGGGGCGTACGCCACCTCGACGCCGACCGTCGCGGAGCTCTGGCTCTCGCCGTCGGTCACCGTGACGTCGGCCTGGTGGTAGCCCGGCGTGGCGTAGGTGTGCGATCCACCGACGCGGTAGACGGCCCGCGAGCTGAGCGTCAGGGTGCCCTCGGTGACCGGAGTGCCGTCACCCCAGTCGATCGTGGCCCGGTAGCCGTCGGCGCTGCCGCCGGTGACGGACGCCAGCGGCACCGAGACGGGTACGCCGGACGTCGCGTGCACGGTGCCCTCGGCAGTCACCGTGATGTCGCCGCCGCCGATGGTCAGGTCCCCACCGGCGAGCAGCTCGATCTCGGCGAGGTTGGTCTGCGCCGCGCCGACGGTCTTCGTCACGGCCAGTCGGAACTGCGCGAACCGGCCCGGCTTGTCGATCGAGTACGGCCGGGTCTGGTTGCGCCAGCGGAACACCTGGTCGCTGCGCGAGTCCACAGTGGTCCAGGTGAGGCCGTCGTTGGAGCCCTGCAACCGCCAGTCCGCCGGGTCGCCCGCCGCCGCCCCGGAGGTCACTGTGTAGTACGTCGGCTTCTGCTTCCCACCACGGTCGGCCCAGGTGATCTGCGGGGTCGCCGAGGCGAAGGTCAGCTGCGTGGTCGACGAGTCGTCGAACAGCTTCGACGCGTCCTGACCGCCGGTCGCGGTCGCGGTGCCGAGACCGGGGCCGGTGGTGTCCTGCAACGGCTTCGGCGCGTCCTCACCCTTGGTCAGCGACGGCGGCGCGTCCTTCTTGCCGCCGCCCCACGACGACGGGTCGGGGCCCATCTGGAAGTCGATGGTGCCGCCCTTGGCGAGCGCGGCGACGTCCACCGACAGGCCGTGCTGCTTCTTGCCGTTGACCTTGACGTCCTGCACGTAGATGTTGCGCGTGCTGTTGGCCGGCGCGTTGACGACGATGTCGCCGGTGGGCCGACGCACCGTCATCCTGGTGAACTGCGGCGAGCCGATGGTCCACTCGGCCGAGCCGGCCTGCAGCGGGTAGATGCCCATCGAGCTGAGGATGTACCACGACGACATCTCGCCGTTGTCCTCGTCGCCCAGGTAGCCCTGGCCGATCTCGCTGCCGACGTAGAGGCGGCGCAGGATCTCGCGTACCGCCGCCTGCGTCTTGGCCGGCGCGCCCGCGAAGTTGTACATGTACGGGATGTGGTGCGACGGCTGGTTGCTCATGCCGAGCTGACCCATCCGCACCGCACGCGCCTCGACCATCTCGTGGATGATGCCGCCGTACCCACCGGGGCGGTCGGCGTTCTCCGGGGTGGAGAAGAACGTGTCGAGCTTGTCCCGCAGCGCCTGCCGCCCGCCGAACAGGTTGGCGAGGCCCTGACCGTCCTGCTGGGCGGTGAAGGCGAAGTTCCACCCGTTGGTCTCGGTGTAGACGCCACCCCAGTCCAGCGGGTCGCCGGCGAGGAAGTCACCGGCGGCGTCGCGGCCCTGGAAGAGCTTCGTCTTCGGGTCGAACAGGTGGACGTAGTTGCGGGCACGCTCCAGGAAGTAACGCGACTCCTCCTTGAGCCGGGCGCGCTCCGACTTCGGCGTGGCCGGGTCCTTGGCGAGCGCCGCGGCCATGTTGCCGATGCCGTAGTCGTTGATGAAGCCCTCCAAGGCCCACGACACCGACTCGCCCGTGGAGGTGGGCGTGTAGCCGAGGAACAGGGAGGTCTCGATGCCCTTGCGGCCGACCGCGCTGCGCCCGGAGGCGACGGTCGCGTCCTTGACCGCCGCGTCGTACGCCGCGAGCGGGTCGGGCAGCTTGACCCCGGTGAGGTACGCCTGGGCCAGGGCCACGTTGGCGCTCGTGCCGGTCATCAGGTCGGCGTAGCCGGGAGACGACCAGCGGGCGATCCAGCCACCGTCACGGTAGTGCTGGACGAACCCGTCGGAGATCTTCGCGGCGACGTCCGGGTACAGCAGCGCGTAGGCGGGCCACACGGTGCGGTAGGTGTCCCAGAAGCCGTTGTTGACGTAGATCTGCCCGTCGACGATCTTCGCGCCGGTCTGGGTGGGCGTCGACGCGCCGGTGGGCGCGGAGACGGGGCTCGCGTACTGCCAGCGCGGCGCGGCGGCGGTGCCGGTGTTCTCCGACTGCGAGTTCGGGTAGAGGTTCAGCCGGTACAGGTTGGAGTACATCGTGACCAGCTGCGGTTCGGTGGCCCCGCGCACCTCGACCCGGCCGAGCCGGTCCTTCCAGGCTGCCGTCGCGGCGGCGTGGACCTGGTCGAAGCTCCTACCGGTGACCTCCAGGTCGAGGTTGCGGCGGGCCTGGTCGACGGAGAGGAACGACGTCGCGAGGCGCATCGTCACCTCCCGGGTGGTGGAGACGTCGAAGGTGGCCGAGGTCGCGCTCGATGCCGTCGGCGTCCGGTCGAAGGATCCCGCCACGAACATGCGGCTACGGCCGGCGGACAGACCGCTTCCGTTGTCCACCCAGCCGGTGAGGGTGCCGTCCGTGCCGATGGTGAACGTGCCGTTGTAGAAGACGAGGCTGCCGGTCGCCTGCCCGGTCGGGAAGGTGAACCGCATGATCCCGGCGTGGTCGGTCGGCGACATCTCCGCGACGAGGCCGTTCTGCAGCGTGACCCGGTAGAGGTCCGGCCGGGCGATCTCGTCGTCGTGGTCGAAGGCGAGCGCGCGGCCGGCCGGTTGACCGGTCAGGGAGCCGCCGCCGACGACCGGCATCACCGACATCTGGTTGCGGTCACCCATCCACGGGCTCGGCTCGTGGGAGATCGCGAGGCCCTGCAACATGGGCAGGTTGGCCTCGTTGTTGACCCGGTGGTACTCGTACTCCCACGAGTTGGAGGTGGCGTCGGTGACCGGGGTGAAGAAGTTGAACCCGTTCGGCACGGCGGTGATCGGCAGGTTGTTGCCGCGGGAGAAACCGCTCGTCGAGTTGGTGCCGCGTCGGGTGTCGACGTAGTTGGTCAGCTTCGAGCCGTCGATCGACGGCGGCGTGGCCGTCAGCTCGATGTCGTCGAGCCAGCCCTGGAACTGGGTGTCACCGGTGGCCTGCGGGTTGTCGTACGCGAGCAGGATCCGGTCGATCGTCTTGCCGCGAGCGACGGTGCCGAGGTCGGCCTGCACCAGGTTCCACTGGTCGGCGAAGAGCACCTTCGAGGCGCCCTGACCGGCCGGGGTGAGCGGGTATCCGTGCTGGTCGACAGGGGAGCGTCCACTCAGGTAGCTGCCGTCGGTGAAGTGCAGGTCGACGGCGGCGTAGGTGGACGGGTACCGGGCGTTCCCGGCGGTGAACTCCGGGAAGATCTTGTAGGACAGTCGGGTCTTCGGCCCCACCGGGACGTTGACGTCGAACAGCTTGTTGGTGGCGTACGAGCGGCCGTCGCCCTGGGCACCGCCGGAGTAGCGCAGCGCGGCGAGGCCGGTGAACCCGGCGTCCGGCTTCGTGGTGTAGCCGCCGTTCGGGCCGGCGGTGGCCTCGCTGACCATCGGGGTGGCCGGTGGGTGGACGTCCGAGCCGTCGCTGACGTTCCAGTCGGCGAGTTGCAGCAGGTCGTCGCCGGAGTTCGCGGTGACGTTCAGCCGGTAGTACGCGTAGGCGGTCGTGTTGGTGACGCTGTAGCGGTTGGTGGCGAACCGGCCGCCGAACTTCTCACCGGAGCGCTTGTCCAGGTCGGTCCACGACGTGCCGTCGGTCGACCCCTGCACGACGAAGTCCTTGGGGTCGCGGCTCGGCGCGTCGTTGGCCGAGGTCAGCGAGTAGCGCTTGACCGTCACCGGCTCGGCGAACCGGTAGGTCACCCAGCCGGTCGTCTGGAACACGAGCCACTTGGTCGAGGAGTCGTCGTCGGCGAGGTTCGCGGCGATCTCGCGGGGTTGGTACTCGTCGCTCGCGGTCACCGCGCTGACCTGACCGAGCAGGCTGCCGGGCAGCGTGGCGACGGTGCCGCTCAGGTTCGCCTGGATCGGCTTGCCGTTCGGGCCGACCTCCACCGTGCTGGTGGCGGGCTGCGGGTCGGCGGTCTCGAACGAGGAGCTGAAGTCGCCCGGCGTGGCCGCGGGAGCGGCGTTGGCCAGGGGTGCGGCCACGAGCAGCCCGAGCGGCAGCAGGACGGCTGTCGTCGCGGCGACCAGGCGGGGAGACAGGGGACGTGCAGGGGGGCGATGTGACATGAGGGACGGTGCCTTTCGACTCGAACCGGTCGAGTACGTCGAAGGTCGGGGCGGTGTGGAGCGTGCGGTGATCAGGCCCTGACATCGTTGTCATTCCGGTCGGCGAGCAACGACGGTCGGAGCGGTGAACTGTTCGCTGATAGTTCCGGTCGCACCACGGCCCTGTCAACGGGTTGCCCCCGGCGACGCGTACCGGGCCTCGAGGCCGCGGGTGATTCCGCTGTGGCATCCAGCTGCCACAGCGGAATCAGGCGGTGGACGCCGAGGCCCGGCCGGATCAGCAGTAGAGGTTGGCTCCGGCCGACACACCGAGGATGCCGACGAACTGCTGGTACCTGGTGACGCGGCTCTGCACCTGGGCGGGGTTACCGCCGTTGCACTCGATCGAGCCGTTGATGCTGCGGATGGTCT
This window harbors:
- a CDS encoding GH92 family glycosyl hydrolase, with translation MSHRPPARPLSPRLVAATTAVLLPLGLLVAAPLANAAPAATPGDFSSSFETADPQPATSTVEVGPNGKPIQANLSGTVATLPGSLLGQVSAVTASDEYQPREIAANLADDDSSTKWLVFQTTGWVTYRFAEPVTVKRYSLTSANDAPSRDPKDFVVQGSTDGTSWTDLDKRSGEKFGGRFATNRYSVTNTTAYAYYRLNVTANSGDDLLQLADWNVSDGSDVHPPATPMVSEATAGPNGGYTTKPDAGFTGLAALRYSGGAQGDGRSYATNKLFDVNVPVGPKTRLSYKIFPEFTAGNARYPSTYAAVDLHFTDGSYLSGRSPVDQHGYPLTPAGQGASKVLFADQWNLVQADLGTVARGKTIDRILLAYDNPQATGDTQFQGWLDDIELTATPPSIDGSKLTNYVDTRRGTNSTSGFSRGNNLPITAVPNGFNFFTPVTDATSNSWEYEYHRVNNEANLPMLQGLAISHEPSPWMGDRNQMSVMPVVGGGSLTGQPAGRALAFDHDDEIARPDLYRVTLQNGLVAEMSPTDHAGIMRFTFPTGQATGSLVFYNGTFTIGTDGTLTGWVDNGSGLSAGRSRMFVAGSFDRTPTASSATSATFDVSTTREVTMRLATSFLSVDQARRNLDLEVTGRSFDQVHAAATAAWKDRLGRVEVRGATEPQLVTMYSNLYRLNLYPNSQSENTGTAAAPRWQYASPVSAPTGASTPTQTGAKIVDGQIYVNNGFWDTYRTVWPAYALLYPDVAAKISDGFVQHYRDGGWIARWSSPGYADLMTGTSANVALAQAYLTGVKLPDPLAAYDAAVKDATVASGRSAVGRKGIETSLFLGYTPTSTGESVSWALEGFINDYGIGNMAAALAKDPATPKSERARLKEESRYFLERARNYVHLFDPKTKLFQGRDAAGDFLAGDPLDWGGVYTETNGWNFAFTAQQDGQGLANLFGGRQALRDKLDTFFSTPENADRPGGYGGIIHEMVEARAVRMGQLGMSNQPSHHIPYMYNFAGAPAKTQAAVREILRRLYVGSEIGQGYLGDEDNGEMSSWYILSSMGIYPLQAGSAEWTIGSPQFTRMTVRRPTGDIVVNAPANSTRNIYVQDVKVNGKKQHGLSVDVAALAKGGTIDFQMGPDPSSWGGGKKDAPPSLTKGEDAPKPLQDTTGPGLGTATATGGQDASKLFDDSSTTQLTFASATPQITWADRGGKQKPTYYTVTSGAAAGDPADWRLQGSNDGLTWTTVDSRSDQVFRWRNQTRPYSIDKPGRFAQFRLAVTKTVGAAQTNLAEIELLAGGDLTIGGGDITVTAEGTVHATSGVPVSVPLASVTGGSADGYRATIDWGDGTPVTEGTLTLSSRAVYRVGGSHTYATPGYHQADVTVTDGESQSSATVGVEVAYAPTSGLTAAFDTVCIGDEGALAADCDAKSWAYSRAALTAGGAIQGQRQQVPGTALQFTLPVIPPGQPDNATGNGATVVLDLPADARNISFIGAGTQGDQSTTGTATFSDGSTAGIPIQFSDWTLGGNANGTPSYGNIVVAKTAYRLHGTSRDGAQPFLFATAPYHVPAGKTLVSVTLPTQTGDPRSAGRIHVFAVANDGTPAPVLTTDAPKDQTATAGKALTADLGAVTGGVPGTTGYRARVQWGDGTAPDDVTIDASGAMSGQHTYTRDGTYPVHVTAWDTQSSRTESFTVTVARGGSQPAIALSTSGSVTTGGAITVDGSGFAAGEQVTVSVGTDPSRTTKVAASAKGTVRVSVPTSDDAQPGRYAVTATGASSGTPATATVQVTEPAQARTYQPRVVLLTASGPRATAITVDGSGFVPNEVVTVAFGEGVAVSTLRANGDGVISGATVSVPGAAKPGATSVTLTGATSATKVSRPFTVTG